The Sorangiineae bacterium MSr11367 genome window below encodes:
- a CDS encoding DUF885 domain-containing protein, with protein MILKLHFPAIVAALVPPLAFVAFACGADAPAPPAPSQRTEASAGVRNLELADLLERQWQWYLEENPLEATFMGNHRFDDRIADKSATHADDVRARGHRFLDESHALRARIGTSLDAGDTLTLDLFIDVLETQVATTDVCRPREWNVSAWDNPVNEWSYLPEDQPATTRDDAKRLLARWRQIPTSIDTDVENLRRGAQAGKFGNATSVKRALEAVDAQLAQSDEQWPLAKPKTDEHPDWTEAERQSFQGDLLATIGPIRAAITRWRDFVASEILPNARPDDRVGLNHIPDGPTCYTALIRTNTSLQPSADELHELGSAEIARINGEMSDLGEKLFGTRNLRNILERLRTDPELYFKTEDEIETKAKATLAAAKAKIPEFFGTLPKADCEVRRVPDYEAEHTYIGYYRAPNPDGSKPGEYFVNTWQPATHPRFEAEVLAHHDGIPGHHVQIGVALELPELPAFRKSLGPTSYIEGWGLYSERLADDMKLYSGDLDRMGMLSFDAWRASRLIVDTGMHAKGWSRERAVAFMLEHTALVENNVRNEVDRYIDDPAQALGYKVGQLNILRLREEARTKLGPRFDVKAFHDTVLGSGVVTMPILEKIVANWVASRR; from the coding sequence ATGATCTTAAAGCTGCATTTTCCGGCCATCGTGGCCGCACTCGTTCCTCCTCTGGCTTTTGTGGCTTTTGCCTGTGGCGCGGATGCGCCGGCGCCGCCCGCTCCGTCGCAACGCACCGAGGCGTCGGCGGGTGTGCGCAACCTCGAATTGGCCGATTTGCTGGAACGTCAATGGCAGTGGTACCTCGAAGAGAATCCGCTCGAGGCGACGTTCATGGGAAACCATCGCTTCGACGATCGCATCGCGGACAAAAGCGCCACCCACGCTGACGACGTTCGGGCGCGCGGTCATCGCTTTCTCGATGAATCGCATGCGCTGCGCGCGCGCATCGGGACTTCGCTCGATGCGGGGGATACGCTCACCCTCGACCTGTTCATCGACGTACTGGAAACCCAAGTGGCCACCACCGATGTTTGTCGTCCCCGGGAGTGGAATGTCTCCGCTTGGGACAATCCGGTGAACGAGTGGAGCTACCTGCCCGAGGACCAGCCGGCAACCACCCGTGACGACGCAAAGCGGCTCCTTGCGCGCTGGCGCCAGATCCCCACGTCCATCGATACGGACGTCGAGAACCTACGGCGCGGAGCACAGGCCGGAAAATTCGGGAATGCCACTTCCGTCAAACGCGCGCTCGAGGCCGTCGATGCCCAGCTGGCGCAATCCGACGAGCAATGGCCGCTTGCCAAGCCGAAGACCGACGAGCACCCCGATTGGACGGAGGCCGAGCGGCAATCGTTCCAGGGCGACCTTTTGGCCACCATCGGCCCCATCCGCGCCGCCATCACACGATGGCGCGATTTCGTGGCAAGCGAAATCCTGCCGAACGCACGTCCGGACGATCGCGTCGGATTGAACCATATCCCCGATGGGCCGACATGTTACACGGCCCTCATCCGCACGAACACGAGCCTGCAACCCTCCGCCGACGAGCTCCACGAGCTGGGCTCCGCCGAAATCGCGCGAATCAACGGCGAGATGAGCGATCTCGGCGAAAAGCTGTTCGGCACGCGCAATCTGCGGAACATCCTCGAGCGCCTGCGGACCGACCCCGAGCTTTACTTCAAGACGGAAGACGAAATAGAAACCAAGGCCAAAGCCACGCTGGCGGCGGCCAAAGCCAAGATTCCCGAGTTTTTCGGCACGCTACCAAAAGCCGATTGCGAGGTGCGCCGCGTCCCGGATTACGAGGCCGAGCATACCTACATCGGCTATTACCGTGCCCCGAATCCGGACGGGTCCAAACCCGGAGAATACTTCGTCAACACGTGGCAACCCGCCACACACCCCCGCTTCGAGGCCGAAGTCCTCGCGCACCACGACGGCATACCTGGACACCACGTGCAAATTGGTGTTGCCCTGGAGCTGCCCGAGCTCCCGGCGTTCCGCAAGTCCCTTGGGCCGACGTCGTACATCGAAGGATGGGGCTTGTATTCCGAGCGGCTCGCCGACGACATGAAGCTCTATTCGGGCGATCTGGATCGGATGGGGATGCTGAGCTTTGACGCCTGGCGCGCCTCCCGTTTGATCGTGGATACGGGGATGCATGCAAAGGGCTGGAGTCGCGAACGCGCGGTGGCATTCATGCTCGAGCACACCGCCCTCGTAGAAAATAACGTTCGCAACGAGGTCGACCGATACATCGACGATCCTGCCCAGGCCCTCGGCTACAAGGTTGGTCAATTGAACATTCTGCGCCTGCGCGAAGAGGCTCGAACCAAGCTGGGGCCTCGGTTCGACGTGAAGGCATTCCACGATACCGTCCTGGGCTCCGGCGTGGTGACCATGCCCATTCTGGAGAAGATCGTCGCCAATTGGGTGGCCAGCCGTCGCTGA
- a CDS encoding histidine kinase, translated as MARHAWFWADTADGTPWTGYLLDFGFKLLKATVGFASSVLLFRFYMWLWPRRLPLVKLGLVGAAASLVAGAAGALVISQFPWEEPGYRAFLRLFYNWTVALSAWTAVYFTYLYRRDLEVETERSLRATALATQARLNMLRYQVNPHFLFNSLNSVRALIRENPEAGCEMVTKLAEFFRYSLLDVHGPNTSFADELKAVQDYLAIQKVRFEERLEVTFDIDPDAESVKLPGFIVQPLVENAIKYGFQTSGVPLRVSLRAKREGPMLRIDVINTGHWISESAGAQDPLATLTDGTGTGLCNVRERLREAFPDRHVFTTADDANGHVRASIVVEVGP; from the coding sequence GTGGCTCGTCACGCGTGGTTCTGGGCCGACACCGCCGACGGAACCCCTTGGACGGGATACTTGCTCGACTTCGGGTTCAAACTGCTCAAAGCCACCGTGGGGTTTGCTTCGAGCGTCCTCCTCTTTCGTTTCTACATGTGGTTATGGCCGCGACGACTTCCCCTGGTGAAGTTGGGACTCGTCGGGGCGGCGGCCTCCCTCGTTGCGGGCGCGGCGGGGGCCCTGGTGATCAGCCAATTCCCATGGGAGGAACCGGGTTATCGCGCATTCCTGCGTCTCTTCTACAACTGGACCGTCGCCCTCAGCGCGTGGACAGCGGTGTACTTCACCTATTTGTACCGGCGCGATCTGGAAGTGGAGACCGAGCGATCGCTTCGCGCGACCGCCCTGGCGACGCAGGCCCGCCTCAATATGCTGCGCTACCAGGTCAATCCGCACTTTCTGTTCAATTCGCTCAATTCGGTGCGCGCGTTGATCCGCGAGAATCCCGAAGCCGGATGCGAGATGGTCACCAAGCTGGCTGAATTCTTTCGGTACTCGTTGCTCGACGTTCACGGCCCGAACACATCGTTCGCCGACGAGCTCAAAGCCGTCCAGGATTACCTCGCCATTCAAAAAGTTCGCTTCGAGGAGCGGCTGGAGGTGACCTTCGACATCGACCCCGACGCGGAGTCGGTCAAGCTGCCAGGGTTCATCGTTCAACCGTTGGTGGAAAACGCCATCAAATATGGATTCCAGACCAGCGGGGTTCCGCTTCGTGTTTCGCTCCGCGCCAAGCGGGAAGGCCCGATGCTGCGAATCGACGTCATCAACACGGGCCATTGGATCTCCGAATCGGCGGGCGCGCAGGATCCCCTGGCGACGCTGACCGATGGCACGGGCACCGGTCTCTGCAACGTGAGGGAGCGACTGCGCGAGGCGTTTCCCGACCGTCACGTGTTCACCACCGCGGACGACGCCAATGGGCACGTCCGCGCATCCATCGTCGTGGAGGTCGGTCCATGA
- a CDS encoding nuclear transport factor 2 family protein, producing MRAVRSRPATLWLTRSRFLNFINERMLVYECFSLFDRNAPFEAYLQHVTGDDTRLILRSPEATLRGREDFRRWYSGILQTIRSPSRDIRRLDVTLAGTAAHVDMGWYGERPPSKATRGVSRSGNSGMSSAAPAAGR from the coding sequence GTGCGGGCCGTCCGTTCGAGGCCCGCCACACTCTGGCTTACCCGGTCGAGATTCCTTAATTTCATTAATGAAAGAATGCTCGTTTACGAATGCTTTTCGCTCTTCGACCGAAACGCCCCATTCGAGGCGTATCTGCAACATGTAACGGGCGACGACACCCGCCTGATCCTGCGTTCCCCCGAGGCAACCTTGCGCGGCCGCGAGGATTTTCGCCGCTGGTATTCGGGTATCCTGCAAACCATTCGTTCCCCTTCGCGTGACATCCGCCGTCTCGATGTCACGCTGGCAGGCACGGCTGCCCACGTCGATATGGGGTGGTATGGCGAGCGACCACCGTCCAAGGCGACGCGAGGCGTCTCAAGGTCCGGCAACTCTGGGATGTCGAGCGCGGCGCCGGCGGCAGGCCGCTGA
- a CDS encoding NADAR family protein, translated as MLTRQGLVERIDAGASFDFLFFWGHTPKLPNVVDASCLSQWFPADFTVDGVGYPTAEHFMMMEKARLFKDDIACEQVLHADSPGAVKAIGRTVRNYDDDVWASARVDAVVRGNLAKFGQNPDLVRFLLGTKKRILVEASPRDCIWGIGLGKDNPAARDPSRWRGQNLLGFALMEVRERLAEKA; from the coding sequence ATGCTCACCCGTCAAGGCCTCGTCGAGCGAATCGACGCCGGCGCATCGTTCGACTTTCTCTTCTTTTGGGGCCACACGCCAAAGCTCCCCAATGTCGTGGATGCGTCGTGCCTTAGCCAATGGTTTCCGGCGGACTTTACCGTCGATGGGGTGGGCTATCCAACGGCCGAGCACTTCATGATGATGGAAAAGGCGCGGCTGTTCAAAGACGACATCGCCTGCGAACAGGTCCTTCACGCCGACTCGCCTGGGGCCGTGAAGGCCATTGGTCGCACCGTTCGAAATTACGACGACGATGTTTGGGCGAGCGCCCGCGTCGACGCGGTCGTTCGCGGCAACCTGGCGAAGTTTGGCCAAAATCCCGATCTGGTGCGGTTTCTACTCGGAACGAAAAAGCGCATTCTCGTGGAGGCGAGCCCGCGCGATTGCATTTGGGGTATCGGTTTGGGCAAGGACAACCCCGCGGCGCGCGATCCCAGTCGGTGGCGTGGGCAGAACCTGCTCGGTTTTGCGCTCATGGAGGTGCGTGAGCGTTTGGCGGAAAAGGCCTAA
- a CDS encoding adenosine deaminase: MKTFRVALVCLPALLACSSDDSPPPNGSTAAEQRVQQRLDTLASDEKGLRAFVQQIPKGADLHNHLSGSVAIEKYIQWAAEDGFCTSEKSGWAATPAPCTADQVPISNASKDSKLFADILSSWSMEGHTQEPVKARHEHFFATFDKFDPVMGDTRYPYGIADALSTAAKHHQTYVELMRSLDSWSMGELIEPLMPETGVWTEAYLLEKRAQIVANSKFQTFLDEHTTKFRDQVAQARALLKCGTAEADPGCNVDVRFMMESYRTQSKQFVFGQWLYGFELAQKEPLVVGVNIVSPEEAPVSLQNYNDEMFAVGVLAKMNAADATRKPVHVSLHAGELIPDVLPQNDEGQRHLTFHVDQAVEAGRAERIGHGTDVLSEVAKDPGLFDELRARNVLIEVSLKSSSLLLGYEGERHPLGTLIQKGVPVALSTDDQSIFRTSITEDWLLAIQRNRLSYVALKKLARAGVEHSFLPGKSLWAEPNRPDRVVAECAQDNLGKTEVSKGCLDYVQANERAALQWKLERELAAFESSLP, encoded by the coding sequence ATGAAAACGTTCCGTGTCGCCCTCGTGTGCTTGCCCGCGCTTCTGGCCTGTAGTTCCGACGACTCCCCGCCGCCGAATGGTTCGACGGCCGCCGAGCAGCGCGTTCAACAGCGTCTCGACACGCTGGCCTCCGACGAGAAGGGGCTTCGGGCGTTCGTGCAGCAGATTCCCAAAGGGGCCGATCTGCACAACCATCTATCGGGCAGCGTCGCCATCGAGAAGTACATTCAGTGGGCGGCCGAAGATGGGTTCTGCACCAGCGAGAAGTCGGGTTGGGCGGCCACGCCCGCGCCGTGCACGGCCGATCAAGTCCCCATCTCCAACGCGAGCAAGGATTCGAAGTTGTTCGCGGACATCTTGTCCAGCTGGTCGATGGAAGGGCACACGCAGGAGCCCGTGAAGGCTCGGCACGAGCACTTCTTCGCGACGTTCGACAAGTTCGATCCCGTGATGGGCGACACGCGCTACCCGTACGGCATCGCCGACGCTCTCTCCACCGCCGCCAAGCACCATCAAACGTACGTCGAGTTGATGCGCAGCCTGGACTCGTGGAGCATGGGCGAACTCATCGAGCCGTTGATGCCCGAGACGGGGGTGTGGACCGAAGCGTACTTGCTCGAAAAGCGCGCCCAGATCGTCGCCAATTCGAAGTTTCAGACCTTTCTCGACGAGCACACGACGAAGTTTCGCGACCAGGTGGCCCAGGCACGCGCGTTGCTCAAATGCGGCACAGCGGAGGCCGATCCCGGGTGCAACGTCGACGTGCGTTTCATGATGGAATCGTACCGAACGCAGAGCAAGCAGTTCGTGTTCGGCCAATGGCTTTACGGCTTCGAGCTGGCCCAGAAGGAGCCGCTCGTGGTCGGCGTGAACATCGTGTCGCCGGAAGAGGCGCCGGTGTCGCTCCAGAACTACAACGACGAAATGTTCGCGGTGGGTGTGCTCGCGAAGATGAACGCTGCGGACGCGACGCGCAAGCCGGTGCACGTGTCGCTGCACGCCGGGGAGCTCATTCCCGACGTGCTTCCGCAGAACGACGAGGGGCAGCGCCATCTGACCTTCCACGTCGATCAGGCGGTCGAAGCCGGGAGGGCCGAGCGCATCGGTCACGGTACGGACGTCCTCTCCGAGGTGGCCAAGGATCCGGGGCTTTTCGACGAGCTGCGCGCTCGCAACGTGCTCATCGAAGTATCGCTGAAATCGAGTTCGCTCTTGCTCGGGTACGAAGGGGAGCGCCACCCACTGGGAACGTTGATTCAAAAGGGCGTGCCCGTGGCGTTGTCGACCGACGACCAGAGCATCTTCCGTACGAGCATCACCGAAGATTGGCTGCTGGCCATCCAGCGCAATCGTCTGAGCTACGTGGCGTTGAAGAAGCTTGCCCGCGCCGGCGTGGAGCATTCGTTCTTGCCGGGCAAGAGCCTATGGGCCGAGCCCAATCGCCCCGATCGGGTCGTCGCCGAATGCGCCCAGGACAACTTGGGTAAGACCGAGGTCTCGAAGGGATGCCTCGATTACGTGCAGGCGAACGAGCGCGCCGCCCTGCAATGGAAACTCGAACGCGAGTTGGCGGCGTTCGAATCGTCCCTTCCGTGA
- a CDS encoding LysE family transporter has protein sequence MNYASLLLTLFAVDMLAVISPGPNFVVVMETAVVHRTRAALAAVVGVAAGDLVWSLVALLGLSAVFTLWPWLYGAMKLVGGAYLIYLGVMAWRSRSEAPLGAAPVRKDAPPRSLAVSFFRGFVTTLTNPKSVAYWGSIFTLFLKPGMPLWVEASAISIGVFDALLWYGAVALLFSSAPVRAFYTRVERWIHRVTGAVMIAFGARMVLDKD, from the coding sequence ATGAACTATGCATCCCTGCTTCTGACGCTGTTTGCCGTCGATATGCTCGCCGTGATTAGCCCCGGCCCGAACTTCGTCGTGGTGATGGAGACCGCCGTGGTTCATCGAACCCGTGCGGCGCTGGCCGCGGTCGTAGGTGTCGCTGCGGGCGATCTCGTTTGGAGTCTCGTTGCCCTTCTCGGCCTATCGGCCGTATTCACCCTCTGGCCTTGGCTCTACGGGGCGATGAAGCTCGTGGGCGGAGCGTATCTCATTTATCTCGGCGTCATGGCCTGGCGAAGCCGCTCGGAAGCTCCTCTGGGGGCCGCGCCCGTCCGAAAAGACGCCCCGCCGCGTTCTCTGGCGGTGTCCTTTTTTCGCGGATTCGTCACCACGCTGACGAATCCCAAGTCGGTGGCTTACTGGGGCAGTATCTTTACCCTGTTTCTCAAACCGGGCATGCCGCTCTGGGTCGAGGCATCGGCCATCAGCATCGGCGTCTTCGATGCTCTTCTGTGGTATGGCGCGGTCGCGCTTCTGTTCTCGAGTGCGCCGGTTCGGGCCTTCTACACCCGCGTCGAGCGATGGATTCACCGCGTTACCGGCGCGGTCATGATCGCCTTTGGTGCCCGCATGGTCCTGGACAAGGATTGA
- a CDS encoding response regulator, which yields MKVRKRALIVDDERLARSDLRALLERHPEIQIVGEAADVDEAIRQMTELDPDVVFLDVQMPRKSGFDLLSEIETTAQIVFVTAYDAHAIRAFDINALDYLLKPVSPERLQRTIARIVGSESASKPPAGERPLALDDHLFVTSNKRARFLKVHTISCLRGADDYTEIVLASGETVLMRRSLNEWERRLPEKHFVRIHRTAIVHLEFIKQLESAGDDTFLVFVEGLAEGLPISRRHAARLKATMS from the coding sequence ATGAAAGTGCGGAAGCGGGCCCTCATCGTCGACGACGAGCGCTTGGCGCGCAGCGATCTGCGGGCGCTGTTGGAGCGCCATCCGGAGATCCAGATCGTCGGCGAGGCCGCCGACGTCGACGAGGCCATTCGTCAAATGACCGAACTCGACCCCGACGTCGTGTTTCTCGACGTGCAGATGCCACGAAAATCGGGTTTCGATCTTTTGTCGGAGATCGAGACGACGGCGCAGATCGTCTTCGTCACGGCGTACGACGCCCATGCGATCCGCGCCTTCGACATCAATGCGCTGGACTATCTGCTCAAGCCTGTTTCTCCGGAGCGGTTGCAGCGAACGATCGCGCGCATCGTCGGAAGCGAAAGCGCGTCCAAGCCGCCCGCGGGTGAGCGTCCCTTGGCGCTCGACGATCACCTGTTCGTGACGAGCAACAAGCGTGCGCGATTTTTGAAGGTGCACACCATTTCGTGCCTGCGTGGCGCGGACGATTACACCGAAATCGTGCTGGCCAGCGGCGAAACCGTGTTGATGCGCCGCTCGCTCAATGAATGGGAGCGCCGGCTGCCGGAGAAGCATTTCGTGCGCATTCACCGAACGGCCATCGTCCATCTGGAGTTCATCAAGCAGCTGGAGAGCGCCGGAGACGATACATTTCTCGTCTTCGTGGAAGGGCTGGCCGAGGGACTTCCCATTAGCCGCCGCCATGCGGCGCGGCTCAAAGCGACGATGTCCTGA
- a CDS encoding SRPBCC domain-containing protein, translating into MNAAPSKVWDALTNPDSIARWMHDSELTVTSDWRAGAAIAFRGNLHGIDFANKGTIRRFETERAFEYDYWSTLSASKLPDAPENYTTVSFQLTPTETGTALALTLSDFPDSSVYHHAKLYWGVTLDVLKAFCEEHRP; encoded by the coding sequence GTGAATGCCGCACCCTCCAAAGTTTGGGATGCGCTGACGAATCCCGATTCCATCGCCCGGTGGATGCACGATTCGGAGTTGACCGTCACATCGGACTGGCGGGCCGGTGCGGCCATCGCCTTTCGAGGCAATTTGCACGGTATCGATTTCGCAAACAAAGGGACCATCCGAAGGTTCGAGACCGAAAGGGCCTTCGAGTACGATTATTGGAGCACCCTATCCGCCTCCAAACTGCCGGACGCGCCAGAGAACTACACGACGGTTTCCTTCCAGCTGACCCCCACGGAGACCGGGACGGCGTTGGCATTGACCTTGAGCGATTTCCCCGACTCGTCCGTCTATCACCACGCCAAGCTTTACTGGGGCGTCACCCTGGACGTGCTGAAAGCCTTTTGCGAAGAACATCGACCTTGA
- a CDS encoding SDR family NAD(P)-dependent oxidoreductase, whose protein sequence is MTTPQRKIGSGFGTRSTAAEVLQGIDLKGKVAIVTGGYSGIGLETTRALANAGARVVVPARRRATAEEALKGIANVEIDELDLGHLESVRQFAERFLASDRRVDILINSAGIMACPETRVGPGWEAQFATNHLGHFALTNRLWPAIARGRGRVISVSSRGHRVSPMRWDDVQFERGYDKWQAYGQAKTANVLFAVQLDVLAKNAGVRAFSLHPGGILTPLVRHIPKEEMIANGWVDEHGKPTNTSFKTPEQGAATQVWAATSPRLEGMGGAYCEDCDIAESAELPHDASTFTSGVHAHALDPNDAVRLWKLSAELTRVDAFAR, encoded by the coding sequence ATGACGACACCGCAACGAAAAATCGGATCGGGATTCGGCACCCGGAGCACGGCCGCCGAGGTATTGCAGGGAATTGACCTCAAGGGAAAGGTGGCCATCGTCACCGGTGGCTATTCGGGCATCGGTCTGGAGACCACGCGCGCGCTCGCCAACGCCGGTGCCCGCGTGGTCGTTCCCGCCCGGCGGCGCGCCACGGCCGAAGAGGCGCTAAAGGGAATCGCCAACGTCGAAATCGACGAGCTGGACCTCGGCCATCTCGAGAGCGTTCGCCAATTCGCCGAGCGCTTTCTCGCCTCGGACCGCAGGGTCGATATCCTCATCAACAGCGCCGGCATCATGGCTTGCCCCGAGACGCGTGTGGGCCCGGGCTGGGAGGCGCAATTCGCCACGAACCATCTCGGGCATTTTGCTTTGACCAACCGGCTCTGGCCGGCCATTGCGCGCGGGCGCGGTCGGGTGATTTCCGTCTCATCTCGCGGGCATCGTGTGTCACCGATGCGTTGGGACGATGTGCAGTTCGAGCGCGGCTACGACAAATGGCAGGCCTACGGACAAGCCAAGACCGCCAATGTCCTTTTTGCCGTTCAACTCGATGTCCTCGCCAAGAACGCGGGGGTGCGAGCGTTTTCGCTTCATCCGGGCGGCATTCTCACGCCGTTGGTGCGCCACATCCCCAAGGAGGAGATGATCGCCAACGGCTGGGTCGATGAACACGGCAAACCCACGAATACCTCGTTCAAGACTCCCGAACAGGGTGCTGCCACCCAGGTGTGGGCTGCGACGTCGCCGCGGCTCGAGGGAATGGGCGGCGCTTATTGCGAGGACTGCGACATCGCCGAATCAGCCGAGTTGCCCCACGATGCCTCGACGTTCACCAGTGGCGTTCACGCGCACGCCCTCGATCCGAACGATGCGGTGCGGCTCTGGAAGCTCTCGGCCGAGCTCACCCGCGTCGATGCGTTCGCCCGCTGA
- a CDS encoding DUF3160 domain-containing protein produces the protein MRVRTLGLVAALLFGCSGSYGNAKLPATLAQAASRSLQGREVDVIAERGFVITEDRAPSFHYGYTALFKAHQPVYVTADALLEAWHASYDVILKGLEQHAMIPALQTMLGELRNNLQRAPAGDDEAREDIDTYLAVAESLASGNPASSVTKGDARPAAAIVERALRAAGPGKLGLFGRDVDFDDSMLKPRGHYTESVELERYFRAMSWLGRVEIRLARKQKDRWMADRRAVRAATLLRALFTPRAMQAWKDIDGLMGSFVGPSDSMSLPGFDQAAKTLGDVARASDDALGAAFSKEAGQKIGTQLAYRGDESIAFVTLGQRYVFDSHVFSAVTYGQLRQYRMMPSPLDVAATVFHHAGARALLEPQIATYGREYADALDDLSQKATAAGPALWKGSLYHLWLDALRELSPQAERDRGLPAPLSSESWGRRLLNTQLASWAELRHDNLLYAKQSVTAMIACDYPDGYVDPYPGFFGALEALAAKGRDAVGALSIEPSVKVQYSRYFEQFRAVAGQLREMAEKERRNEPLNEQDIDYLNHMVSLTGRTTRGGYGTETIVTPQGWYADLYFDRDDVLWNKPVVADVHTQPTDETGRPVGRVLHVGTASPRMLVVTIQHDGGKNTRSYRGFVSTYLERTTENYQRLTDADWRGALEMAPPPPPAWIRPILP, from the coding sequence ATGCGCGTTCGCACCCTCGGGTTGGTTGCAGCTTTGCTGTTCGGTTGTTCGGGATCGTATGGCAACGCGAAGCTGCCGGCGACGCTGGCGCAGGCGGCAAGTCGTAGTCTCCAAGGGCGCGAAGTCGATGTGATCGCCGAGCGGGGCTTCGTGATCACCGAGGATCGCGCCCCTAGCTTTCACTACGGGTACACCGCCCTCTTCAAGGCGCACCAGCCGGTGTACGTCACCGCCGATGCGTTGTTGGAGGCATGGCATGCCTCGTACGATGTCATTCTCAAGGGGCTGGAGCAGCATGCGATGATACCCGCGCTCCAAACGATGCTGGGCGAGTTGCGCAACAACTTGCAGCGCGCGCCCGCCGGGGACGACGAGGCCAGGGAGGATATCGATACCTACCTTGCCGTGGCCGAAAGCCTGGCATCGGGGAATCCGGCAAGCTCGGTCACCAAGGGGGATGCTCGTCCGGCGGCTGCCATCGTGGAACGCGCCCTGCGCGCGGCGGGCCCGGGAAAGCTAGGGCTTTTCGGCCGCGATGTGGACTTCGATGATTCGATGTTGAAGCCCCGTGGTCATTATACGGAAAGTGTGGAGCTCGAGCGCTATTTTCGAGCCATGTCCTGGCTGGGACGTGTGGAAATTCGCCTGGCGAGAAAACAGAAAGACCGATGGATGGCCGACCGGCGGGCCGTTCGTGCTGCGACGTTGCTGCGGGCGCTCTTTACGCCGCGCGCCATGCAGGCCTGGAAGGATATCGACGGCCTCATGGGATCGTTCGTCGGACCATCCGATTCGATGTCCCTGCCCGGTTTCGACCAAGCGGCCAAAACGCTAGGGGACGTGGCACGCGCCTCCGATGATGCGTTGGGGGCCGCGTTTTCGAAGGAGGCCGGTCAGAAGATTGGAACGCAGCTCGCCTATCGCGGTGACGAATCCATCGCCTTCGTGACCTTGGGGCAGCGCTACGTTTTCGATTCGCACGTTTTTTCGGCTGTAACGTATGGGCAGCTCCGACAGTACCGGATGATGCCCTCCCCGCTGGACGTGGCGGCGACCGTGTTTCACCACGCCGGGGCCCGAGCGTTGCTCGAGCCGCAAATAGCAACGTACGGCCGCGAGTATGCGGACGCGCTCGATGATCTATCGCAGAAGGCCACTGCGGCCGGTCCCGCACTCTGGAAGGGAAGCCTCTATCATCTCTGGCTCGACGCACTCCGTGAATTGTCTCCCCAAGCCGAGCGCGATAGAGGGCTGCCCGCGCCGCTGAGCAGCGAATCCTGGGGACGTAGATTGCTGAATACGCAACTCGCCTCGTGGGCGGAGCTCCGGCACGACAATTTGCTCTATGCGAAGCAATCGGTCACGGCGATGATCGCGTGCGATTACCCCGATGGTTACGTCGACCCGTACCCGGGATTTTTCGGGGCGCTCGAGGCGTTGGCCGCCAAGGGGCGCGATGCCGTGGGGGCCTTATCGATCGAACCATCGGTGAAGGTCCAGTACAGCCGCTACTTCGAGCAATTCCGAGCCGTGGCGGGGCAGCTGCGCGAGATGGCCGAGAAGGAGCGACGCAACGAGCCCTTGAACGAGCAAGACATCGATTACCTGAATCATATGGTGTCCTTGACCGGACGTACGACCAGGGGTGGTTATGGCACTGAGACCATCGTGACCCCCCAGGGGTGGTACGCCGATCTCTATTTCGATCGCGACGATGTGTTGTGGAACAAGCCCGTCGTGGCCGACGTGCACACGCAACCCACGGATGAAACGGGGCGCCCCGTCGGCCGCGTGCTCCATGTTGGAACGGCAAGCCCGCGGATGCTGGTGGTCACGATTCAACACGACGGAGGGAAGAACACGCGCAGCTACCGCGGATTCGTCTCGACGTATTTGGAGCGCACCACGGAGAACTACCAAAGGCTCACCGACGCCGATTGGCGAGGCGCGCTCGAAATGGCGCCGCCTCCGCCACCTGCCTGGATTCGGCCGATCCTGCCGTGA
- a CDS encoding nuclear transport factor 2 family protein, protein MALTTLVAGCHAQPATSEARASSATALSAAEFRALMNAVAEGWNGNDARKAVDCFTDDALYSSPPSPRVRRGRAALYEFFGGAPGRPRPMRMQWHHLVFDESTQIGAGEYTFEYEVRTHGVVMLRLRDGKISNWREYEQESRLSWDDAVGENRF, encoded by the coding sequence ATGGCTCTGACGACGCTCGTCGCGGGGTGCCACGCGCAACCCGCGACGTCGGAGGCGCGCGCCTCGAGCGCGACGGCGCTTTCCGCGGCGGAGTTTCGTGCGTTGATGAATGCGGTCGCGGAAGGTTGGAATGGGAACGACGCGCGCAAAGCGGTCGACTGTTTCACCGACGATGCGCTCTATTCGTCACCACCGTCTCCGCGGGTTCGACGCGGGCGGGCGGCGCTGTACGAGTTTTTCGGCGGTGCACCGGGCCGGCCGCGGCCGATGCGGATGCAATGGCACCATTTGGTGTTCGACGAATCGACGCAAATTGGTGCCGGCGAGTACACCTTCGAATACGAGGTTCGCACCCATGGTGTCGTCATGCTTCGGCTTCGAGACGGTAAGATTTCGAACTGGCGCGAGTACGAGCAGGAATCGCGCCTTTCGTGGGACGACGCGGTCGGCGAGAACAGGTTCTAA